In one Streptomyces sp. NBC_01288 genomic region, the following are encoded:
- a CDS encoding Trm112 family protein produces the protein MNPDDPLLKILACPLDKGPLHLLPTDALYNPRLRRRYPIVDGIPQLLPSSGEQVTDDAEHLELLKRMAP, from the coding sequence ATGAACCCGGACGACCCACTGCTGAAGATCCTGGCGTGCCCGCTCGACAAGGGCCCGCTGCACCTGCTCCCCACGGACGCCCTCTACAACCCGCGCCTGCGCCGCCGTTACCCCATCGTCGACGGCATCCCGCAGCTGCTGCCGTCGTCCGGAGAGCAAGTGACCGACGACGCCGAGCACTTGGAACTCCT